One window from the genome of Molothrus ater isolate BHLD 08-10-18 breed brown headed cowbird chromosome 5, BPBGC_Mater_1.1, whole genome shotgun sequence encodes:
- the PPP6R2 gene encoding serine/threonine-protein phosphatase 6 regulatory subunit 2, whose product MFWKFDLNTTSHVDKLLDKEDVTLEELMDEDDVLQECKAQNRRLLDFLCQQHCMEQLVTLITHEPPVDMDEKVRFKYPNTACELLTSDVPQINDKLGGDETLLNILYDFLDHEPPLNPLLASFFSKTIGNLIARKTEQVISFLRKKDKFLSLVLKHIDTSAMMDLLLRLISCVEPTALRQDVLNWLNEARIIQRLVELIHSSQDEDRQSNASQTLCDIIRLSRDQSTQLQDVPEPDPLLTALESQECVEQLLRNMFDGEQSETCIVNGTQVLLTLLETRRSGVEGLMDSYTQGFERSYTVNSSILHGIEPRLKDFHQLLLCPPKKPAILTTLGVLEEPLGNARLHGSRLIAALLHANTPSINHELCRLGTMDLLLDLFFKYTWNNFLHFQVELSIAAILSHSVQEGKPSPGEPGSKEEAPSGSAAPEPAEPAERTQPPAGATENVMVTHLFQKCCLVQRILDAWEANDKIQAEGGRRRGNMGHLTRIANAVVHNMEKGPMQAQISDFIKELPEDCRGRWESFVEETLTETNRRNTVDLVSTHHLHSSSEDEDIESAFPNELTLQQAFSEYQIQQMTANFVDQFGFNDEEFADQDDNINAPFDRIAEINFNIDADDDSPNASLFEACCNERIQQFDDNEEEEDIWEEKDISYATQVKSRTRFGASQTSESSKSDLENGDHDGSVDSEEEEERPPPPSPHKGSSPEQKDSDSCQGAGWTAVFEPAGPTPPVAMDVGSSVWDSAAPQSGAPEEKGWAKFTDFQPFCCSESGPRCSSPVDTESGGTDGTPAQGQDKNSSTAASPCVWNACGTRKAPLVALDSSSSGSSESDDDDDDKAKAGTESTATAQEPGKDRAAPSSGSDGKAPETLPAADGSAPRARNSAATHTDGHQRAAPAVTTATETATRDRSDEALPCAEATLNGPA is encoded by the exons ATGTTCTGGAAGTTTGATTTGAACACAACGTCACACGTGGACAAGCTGCTGGACAAGGAGGATGTGACCCTGGAGGAGCTGATGGACGAGGATGACGTCCTGCAGGAATGCAAGGCCCAGAACCGGCGGCTGCTGGActtcctgtgccagcagcactgcatggAGCAGCTGGTCACCCTCATCACCCACGAGCCCCCCGTGGACATGGACGAGAAGGTCCGATTCAA GTATCCCAACACAGCCTGCGAGCTGCTGACCTCGGACGTGCCGCAGATCAACGACAAACTGGGCGGGGACGAGACCCTGCTCAACATCCTCTACGACTTCCTGGACCACGAGccccccctgaaccccctccTCGCCAGCTTCTTCAGCAAGACCATCGGGAACCTCATTGCACGGAAAACAGAACAG GTGATCtcatttttgaggaaaaaggacaagttcCTGAGCCTGGTGCTAAAGCACATCGACACCTCTGCCATGATGGACCTGCTGCTGCGCCTCATCAGCTGCGTGGAGCCCACGGCGCTGCGCCAGGACGTGCTCAAC TGGCTGAATGAAGCCAGGATTATCCAGAGACTCGTGGAGCTGATCCATTCGAGCCAGGATGAGGAT AGGCAATCCAACGCTTCCCAGACCCTGTGTGACATCATCAGGCTGAGCAGAGACCAGAGCACTCAGCTCCAGGATGTCCCGGAGCCAGATCCACTTCTCACAGCACTGGAATC gcaggagtgcgtggagcagctcctcaggaacATGTTCGACGGGGAGCAGAGCGAGACCTGCATCGTCAACGGAACCCAGGTGCTCCTGACGCTGCTGGAAACGCGGCGCTCCGG AGTGGAAGGCCTGATGGACTCGTACACTCAGGGATTCGAGAGGTCTTACACTGTCAACAGCAGCATCTTACACGGCATCGAGCCCCGGCTCAAGGACttccaccagctgctgctgtgcccgcCCAAG aAACCGGCGATCCTGACCACGCTGGGGGTGCTGGAGGAGCCGCTGGGGAACGCGCGGCTGCACGGCTCGCGGCTGATCGCGGCGCTGCTGCACGCCAACACGCCCAGCATCAACCACGAGCTCTGCCGGCTCGGCACCATGGACTTGTTACTT gatttattttttaaatacacgTGGAATAACTTTTTGCATTTCCAAGTGGAGCTGTCCATAGCAGCCATCCTGTCCCACTCGGTGCAGGAGGGGAAGCCCAGCCCGGGGGAGCCGGGCAGCAAAGAGGAGGCTCCGAGCGGGAGCGCGGCCCCGGAGCCCGCGGAGCCCGCGGAGCGCACACAGCCCCCTGCCGGAGCCACCGAGAACGTCATGGTCACCCAC CTGTTCCAGAAGTGCTGCCTGGTGCAGAGGATATTGGACGCCTGGGAAGCCAATGACAAAATCCA GGCAGAGGGcggcaggaggagagggaacatGGGGCACCTGACCCGCATCGCCAACGCCGTGGTGCACAACATGGAGAAGGGGCCCATGCAGGCCCAGATCAGTGACTTCATCAAAG AGTTGCCTGAGGACTGCAGGGGCAGGTGGGAGAGTTTTGTGGAGGAGACGCTGACGGAGACAAACCGGAGAAACACGGTGGATTTG GTGAGCACCCACCACCTGCACTCCTCCAGCGAGGATGAGGACATTGAAAGTGCTTTTCCCAACGAGCTCACTCTCCAGCAG GCTTTCTCTGAGTACCAGATCCAGCAGATGACAGCCAATTTCGTGGATCAGTTTGGCTTCAATGACGAGGAGTTTGCAGACCAGGATGACAACATCAA cgCTCCCTTCGACCGCATCGCCGAGATCAACTTCAACATCGACGCTGACGACGACAGC CCCAACGCCTCCCTGTTCGAGGCCTGCTGCAACGAGCGCATCCAGCAGTTCGACGAcaacgaggaggaggaggatatCTGGGAGGAGAAGGACATCTCCTACGCCACCCAGGTCAAGTCCAGGACACG GTTTGGAGCCTCACAGACGTCAGAGAGCTCCAAGAGTGACCTGGAGAACGGGGACCACGACGGCAGCGTGgactcagaggaggaggaggagcggcCACCACCGCCCTCCCCACACAagggcagcagcccagagcagaagGACTCAGACTCCTGCCAAG GGGCTGGCTGGACGGCCGTGTTCGAGCCCGCGGGCCCCACGCCGCCCGTGGCCATGGACGTGGGCTCCAGCGTGTGGGACTCGGCCGCCCCGCAGAGCGGCGCCCCGGAGGAGAAGGGCTGGGCCAAGTTCACAGACTTCCAGCCTTTCTGCTG ctccgAGTCCGGCCCTCGCTGCAGCTCCCCCGTGGACACCGAGAGTGGCGGCACCGACGGGACCCCGGCGCAGGGCCAGGACAAGAACT ccagcactgctgcctctccctgtgTGTGGAACGCGTGTGGGACGCGGAAGGCACCGCTGGTGGCCTTGGACAGCAGCTCCTCGGGCAGCTCCGAGAGCGACGACGACGACGACGACAAGGCCAAGGCTGGCACGGAATCCACGGCCACGGCACAGGAGCCCGGCAAGGACAGGGCAGCTCCCTccag TGGCTCTGACGGAAAGGCTCCGGAGACGCTTCCCGCGGCTGACGGCAGCGCCCCCCGAGCCCGGAACAGCGCGGCCACGCACACGGACGGGCAccagagagcagcccctgctgtcACAACTGCCACAGAAACGGCCACGAGAGACAG gagtgACGAGGCCTTGCCCTGCGCCGAAGCCACGTTGAACGGCCCCGCTTGA